A region from the Bacteroidales bacterium genome encodes:
- a CDS encoding MFS transporter: MTWKELLPNNKTALTQVFSSLRSYNYRLYFTGQCISMIGNWMQQVAMSWLVYRLTGSVWLLGAVAFTNQIPSFLISPFAGVLTDRFDRRRIMVLTQSLCMVEALLLATLVLTGLIQVWHIIACSLFVGVVNAFDGPTRQSMVVEMVDHKEDLSNAIALNSAVFNAARLIGPSVAGILIALIGEGYCFLLNGLSYIAVIGALLLMRMPKHKKIRKQEKIFAGFIDGFKYSYHFFPIRVLLMLVALLSLTGLPFIVLVPAFTRDVLGGDSHTLGFFMSFIGAGALAAAIYLAARKSVLGLGKVVSIMGVVFGLGLVCVSFLRIHWMVYLMLIPTGFAMIATLASINTLLQTLTDNDKRGRVMGFYTMALMGVAPFGSLLYGAVADWIGVPYTMMGGGIICVLGALYFEKWRPVVRRFSRRVYVQKGIIPEIAQGINYRNF; the protein is encoded by the coding sequence ATGACCTGGAAGGAACTTTTACCTAATAATAAAACAGCGCTTACACAGGTATTCTCTTCGTTACGCTCATATAATTACCGTCTGTATTTTACAGGACAGTGTATTTCTATGATCGGTAACTGGATGCAACAGGTGGCCATGAGCTGGCTGGTATACCGGCTTACCGGATCGGTATGGCTATTAGGTGCTGTTGCCTTCACCAACCAGATTCCCAGCTTTTTGATTTCCCCTTTTGCCGGGGTACTTACTGATCGTTTCGACCGCCGGCGGATCATGGTACTGACGCAATCCCTTTGCATGGTGGAAGCATTGCTACTGGCAACCCTGGTACTTACCGGACTTATCCAGGTGTGGCATATCATTGCCTGCAGCCTGTTTGTAGGTGTGGTGAATGCATTTGACGGGCCTACGCGCCAATCGATGGTTGTGGAGATGGTGGACCATAAAGAAGACCTGAGTAATGCCATTGCATTAAATTCTGCTGTGTTCAATGCTGCACGCCTCATAGGTCCTTCCGTTGCAGGTATCCTGATCGCATTGATCGGTGAGGGTTATTGTTTCCTGCTGAACGGGTTGAGTTATATTGCCGTAATCGGCGCCTTACTACTGATGCGCATGCCAAAACATAAAAAAATCCGGAAACAGGAAAAAATATTTGCCGGGTTCATTGATGGCTTCAAATATAGCTACCATTTTTTCCCTATCCGGGTATTGTTGATGCTGGTGGCATTACTGAGTCTCACCGGATTGCCGTTTATTGTCCTGGTCCCGGCATTTACCCGGGATGTTTTGGGTGGAGACAGCCATACCCTGGGTTTCTTTATGTCGTTCATCGGGGCAGGGGCCCTGGCTGCCGCCATTTACCTTGCTGCGCGTAAAAGCGTACTGGGACTGGGAAAAGTCGTTTCCATCATGGGGGTTGTCTTCGGATTGGGGCTGGTTTGTGTTTCATTCCTGCGGATCCACTGGATGGTATACCTGATGCTCATTCCGACCGGATTTGCCATGATCGCTACCCTGGCTTCCATCAATACATTGTTACAGACCCTGACCGATAATGATAAACGCGGAAGAGTCATGGGATTTTATACCATGGCTTTAATGGGGGTGGCTCCTTTCGGAAGCCTGCTATACGGAGCAGTGGCGGATTGGATAGGGGTACCTTATACCATGATGGGCGGAGGGATCATCTGTGTGTTGGGAGCCTTATATTTTGAAAAATGGCGGCCTGTTGTCCGTCGTTTTTCCCGTCGCGTATATGTCCAGAAAGGAATTATCCCTGAGATAGCACAGGGAATCAATTACAGGAATTTTTAG